One window of the Rhipicephalus microplus isolate Deutch F79 chromosome 2, USDA_Rmic, whole genome shotgun sequence genome contains the following:
- the RpL7 gene encoding ribosomal protein L7 isoform X2: MAPTTAAKPEKQKLPEVPETLLKRRKQRAISKVKQLENAIKQRKAKRAKRLEIFKRAEQYVKEYRRQERDTIRLKRVARNKGNFYVPAEPKLAVVIRIRGVNGVSPKPRKVLQLLRLRQINNATFVKLNKATINMLRIAEPYITWGYPNLKTVREMIYKRGFGRLDDRRVALSDNSVIEKRLGKLGIICIEDLIHEIYTVGPNFKKANNFLWHFKLNTPRGGWRKKTNHYSEGGDFGNREDLVNRLLRRMI, from the exons ATGGCGCCGAC GACAGCAGCCAAGCCCGAAAAACAGAAGCTTCCGGAGGTTCCCGAGACCCTCCTTAAGCGCCGCAAGCAGCGTGCCATCTCTAAAGTTAAACAGCTAGAGAATGCTATTAAGCAGAGGAAG GCCAAGCGTGCCAAGCGCCTCGAGATCTTTAAGAGGGCCGAGCAGTATGTCAAGGAATACAGAAGACAGGAGCGTGACACGATTCGTCTGAAGCGTGTGGCCAGGAACAAGGGAAATTTCTACGTTCCTGCGGAGCCCAAGCTTGCGGTCGTCATCCGTATTAGGGG TGTGAACGGTGTGAGCCCCAAGCCGAGGAAAGTGCTGCAGTTGCTGCGCTTGCGACAGATCAACAATGCCACTTTCGTCAAGCTCAACAAGGCCACCATCAACATGCTGAGGATTGCCGAGCCCTACATCACCTGGGG CTATCCCAATCTCAAGACCGTTCGTGAAATGATTTACAAGCGAGGGTTTGGCCGCTTGGATGACCGCAGGGTGGCCCTGTCTGACAACTCTGTCATCGAGAAGCGCCTTG GCAAGCTGGGCATCATCTGTATTGAGGACCTCATCCACGAGATCTACACAGTAGGTCCCAACTTCAAAAAAGCCAACAACTTCCTGTGGCACTTCAAGCTGAACACACCCCGCGGTGGATGGCGCAAGAAGACTAACCACTACAGCGAGGGTGGCGACTTTGGAAACCGAGAGGACCTCGTCAACCGGCTTCTCCGTAGGATGATCTAA
- the RpL7 gene encoding ribosomal protein L7 isoform X1 — translation MSSAQTAAKPEKQKLPEVPETLLKRRKQRAISKVKQLENAIKQRKAKRAKRLEIFKRAEQYVKEYRRQERDTIRLKRVARNKGNFYVPAEPKLAVVIRIRGVNGVSPKPRKVLQLLRLRQINNATFVKLNKATINMLRIAEPYITWGYPNLKTVREMIYKRGFGRLDDRRVALSDNSVIEKRLGKLGIICIEDLIHEIYTVGPNFKKANNFLWHFKLNTPRGGWRKKTNHYSEGGDFGNREDLVNRLLRRMI, via the exons ATGTCATCCGCACA GACAGCAGCCAAGCCCGAAAAACAGAAGCTTCCGGAGGTTCCCGAGACCCTCCTTAAGCGCCGCAAGCAGCGTGCCATCTCTAAAGTTAAACAGCTAGAGAATGCTATTAAGCAGAGGAAG GCCAAGCGTGCCAAGCGCCTCGAGATCTTTAAGAGGGCCGAGCAGTATGTCAAGGAATACAGAAGACAGGAGCGTGACACGATTCGTCTGAAGCGTGTGGCCAGGAACAAGGGAAATTTCTACGTTCCTGCGGAGCCCAAGCTTGCGGTCGTCATCCGTATTAGGGG TGTGAACGGTGTGAGCCCCAAGCCGAGGAAAGTGCTGCAGTTGCTGCGCTTGCGACAGATCAACAATGCCACTTTCGTCAAGCTCAACAAGGCCACCATCAACATGCTGAGGATTGCCGAGCCCTACATCACCTGGGG CTATCCCAATCTCAAGACCGTTCGTGAAATGATTTACAAGCGAGGGTTTGGCCGCTTGGATGACCGCAGGGTGGCCCTGTCTGACAACTCTGTCATCGAGAAGCGCCTTG GCAAGCTGGGCATCATCTGTATTGAGGACCTCATCCACGAGATCTACACAGTAGGTCCCAACTTCAAAAAAGCCAACAACTTCCTGTGGCACTTCAAGCTGAACACACCCCGCGGTGGATGGCGCAAGAAGACTAACCACTACAGCGAGGGTGGCGACTTTGGAAACCGAGAGGACCTCGTCAACCGGCTTCTCCGTAGGATGATCTAA